One window from the genome of Drosophila albomicans strain 15112-1751.03 chromosome 2L, ASM965048v2, whole genome shotgun sequence encodes:
- the LOC117564665 gene encoding intraflagellar transport protein 52 homolog, whose translation MSNKPIICFDISKNERFQITDNYKMLHRKLKAHWTVEQSDVELNQERLMRTKIFVLAGPQDRFTEDEFEVLKEYVDQWGGSLLVLLGEGGEQEFNTNVNFFLEQYGIYINNDNVVRPHYYKNFHPKECIVGGGVVCEAMWRHLLKLDIEKVDYDFSDEKYKIHFQYPYGATLNVSEPANVLLTTGPVVYPFNRPLAGYYSNVKGGKILALGSGYIWHDKYLQDKTNDAMLEYVLQLLGSSEISYTHLDFNDVELNDNKHFTDLAFLADMPKACLVDTIGTEMPADFKQMFDMSLCSLSNRLLKDVIDTYEQLHVNYEPLKIIKPQFEIPLPPLQLATFPPIFSEPPAPPLELYDLDETFSPARSQLAHLTGQCLQAMQSKEPARRGLNLRELENYVKECARITAIVRDQQDLPAREILNIVARQITSYKPYAED comes from the exons ATGAGCAATAAACCAATAATTTGCTTTGATATATCTAAAAATGAGCGATTTCAAATAACGGATAACTACAAGATGCTGCATCGCAAACTCAAGGCACACTGGACAGTGGAGCA AAGCGATGTTGAGCTGAATCAGGAGCGCTTAATGCGCACCAAAATCTTTGTATTAGCCGGTCCCCAAGATCGTTTCACCGAGGATGAGTTCGAGGTTCTTAAGGAGTATGTGGATCAATGGGGAGGCAGTTTGTTAGTGTTGTTGGGTGAGGGCGGCGAACAGGAGTTTAACACTAATGTCAACTTCTTTCTGGAACAATATGGCATCTATataaacaacgacaacgtgGTGCGACCGCATTACTATAAGAATTTCCATCCCAAAGAATGCATTGTGGGTGGCGGCGTTGTCTGCGAAGCGATGTGGCGTCACCTGCTCAAACTGGACATTGAGAAGGTGGATTATGATTTCAGCGATGAGAAGTACAAGATACATTTTCAGTATCCATACGGTGCCACCTTAAATGTCTCTGAGCCTGCAAATGTGCTGTTGACAACGGGGCCGGTTGTCTATCCCTTTAATAGACCGCTGGCTGGTTACTATAGCAATGTGAAGGGTGGCAAGATATTGGCCTTGGGATCGGGCTACATTTGGCATGACAAGTACCTGCAGGACAAGACTAATGATGCCATGCTCGAGTatgtgctgcagctgctgggcTCAAGTGAAATTAGCTACACCCATCTGGACTTTAATGATGTGGAG ttaaatgataataaacatttcacGGATCTGGCTTTTCTCGCTGACATGCCCAAGGCTTGCTTGGTGGACACAATTGGCACCGAGATGCCGGCGGATTTCAAGCAAATGTTCGACATGTCTCTGTGTTCGCTCAGCAATCGTTTGCTCAAGGATGTCATCGATACCTACGAGCAGTTGCATGTGAATTACGAACCACTGAAGATTATCAAACCACAATTCGAGATCCCATTGCCACCGCTGCAATTGGCTACCTTTCCACCCATTTTCAGTGAGCCACCCGCTCCACCGCTGGAGCTCTACGATCTGGACGAGACCTTCAGTCCGGCTCGCTCGCAGCTGGCGCATTTGACGGGTCAATGTCTGCAGGCGATGCAGTCCAAGGAGCCGGCGAGACGTGGCTTGAATCTCCGCGAGCTGGAGAACTATGTGAAGGAGTGTGCGCGCATTACGGCAATTGTCAGGGATCAGCAAGATCTGCCAGCTCGCGAAATACTCAATATTGTGGCGCGTCAGATAACCAGCTACAAGCCCTATGCCGAGGACTAG
- the LOC117564105 gene encoding acyl-CoA-binding domain-containing protein 5, whose protein sequence is MAGIEERFQAAVNVIKGLPKNGPYQPSTSMMLKFYGLFKQASEGSCSQKKPAFWDVVGRAKWDAWNNNSQLSKEQAMQRYVESLQEIIETMSFTENVQNFVGSLDGLGNINLDELELVSPGMRELAESHPNSPFHSRTNSPQHGSSSNEDITATETPVASTNGHATPLSNGYASKLSNGYGEPTTTTSHNYTHNSSVAIVDPSDDEYDDPYDTMLPQELTQAITHNTDMLRQIQSTIASMNNDMAAVQQRVRGMEQTLLELRKVTSATSSRRQQPAWWPFKDISPLWFAVLVLWPFLVRRVARLVESKRR, encoded by the coding sequence ATGGCCGGCATTGAGGAACGTTTCCAGGCGGCTGTCAACGTGATCAAAGGACTGCCTAAGAATGGTCCTTATCAGCCCAGCACGAGCATGATGCTCAAGTTCTACGGCCTCTTCAAGCAGGCCTCCGAGGGCAGTTGCAGCCAAAAGAAGCCCGCCTTCTGGGATGTCGTCGGACGTGCCAAATGGGATGCCTGGAACAATAATAGTCAGCTAAGCAAGGAGCAGGCCATGCAACGTTATGTTGAGAGTCTGCAGGAGATCATCGAGACGATGTCGTTTACAGAGAATGTCCAGAACTTTGTGGGCAGTCTCGATGGGCTGGGCAACATCAATCTGGATGAACTAGAGCTGGTGTCGCCGGGCATGCGGGAGCTCGCTGAATCGCATCCCAATTCACCGTTTCATTCGCGCACCAATAGTCCACAGCATGGCTCGAGCTCCAATGAGGATATCACGGCAACGGAGACGCCAGTGGCGTCCACAAATGGACATGCCACGCCCCTCAGCAATGGCTATGCTTCGAAGTTGAGCAATGGCTATGGGGagccaacgacgacgacgagtcACAATTATACGCACAATAGCAGCGTAGCCATTGTGGATCCATCGGACGATGAGTACGATGATCCATATGATACAATGCTGCCACAGGAACTAACTCAAGCAATCACACACAACACGGATATGTTGCGACAAATTCAGAGCACAATTGCGAGCATGAACAATGATATGGCTGCAGTGCAGCAACGTGTGCGCGGCATGGAGCAAACGCTGCTCGAGTTGCGCAAGGTGACATCGGCGACGTCAAGTAGACGACAACAACCGGCGTGGTGGCCATTTAAGGATATATCGCCGCTGTGGTTTGCGGTGCTGGTGCTGTGGCCATTCTTGGTGCGACGTGTGGCACGTTTGGTGGAGAGCAAACGccgctga
- the LOC117564106 gene encoding 1-Cys peroxiredoxin — MSGKALNIGDQFPNFQAQTNEGNIDFYEWMTDKWAILFSHPADFTPVCTTELSRVAQLIPEFNKRGVKPIALSCDTAESHKGWIEDIKSYAKLPSFDYPIIADNKRELALKLNMLDKDELSAEGIPLTCRAVFVVDDKKKLRLSILYPATTGRNFDEILRVIDSLQLTQTKSVATPADWKQGGQCMVLPTVKAEDVPKLFPQGVQTIEVPSGKSYLRITAQPKD; from the exons ATGTCGGGCAAAGCTCTTAACATTGGTGATCAGTTTCCAAATTTCCAGGCTCAGACCAATGAGGGAAATATTGACTTTTACGAATGGATGACTGACAAATGGGCCATACTTTTCTCGCACCCGGCAGATTTCACTCCAGTGTGCACCACAGAGCTTTCTCGTGTTGCACAATTGATACCGGAGTTTAATAAGCGTGGCGTCAAGCCGATTGCCTTGTCTTGCGACACCGCAGAATCTCACAAGGGTTGGATCGAGGATATCAAGAGTTATGCCA AGCTGCCAAGCTTCGATTATCCGATCATTGCGGATAACAAGCGTGAATTGGCTTTGAAGTTGAATATGCTAGATAAGGACGAACTGAGTGCTGAGGGAATTCCATTAACCTGTCGTGCCGTCTTTGTTGTGGACGACAAAAAGAAGCTGCGTCTCTCCATCTTGTATCCAGCAACAACTGGTCGCAATTTCGA tgAAATTCTGCGTGTTATCGACTCGCTGCAGCTAACTCAAACGAAGAGCGTGGCCACTCCTGCCGACTGGAAGCAAGGTGGCCAGTGCATGGTGTTGCCCACGGTGAAGGCCGAGGATGTGCCCAAACTGTTTCCGCAGGGAGTTCAGACCATCGAGGTGCCATCAGGCAAGAGCTATTTACGCATAACTGCACAGCCAAAAGACTAA
- the LOC117564107 gene encoding N-alpha-acetyltransferase 38-B, NatC auxiliary subunit translates to MSELSISGSQVQLQPPPQVQPQTASPVVEPFRITTNAPQMSDVNLTPGRRKLQKWLGRVLRIVITDGRVLVGFFNCTDRDANIVLSMCAEYLVEGQEPRLLGNVMVAKKHIVSLNIDEPTPSSSLLAQ, encoded by the coding sequence ATGTCCGAGCTTAGCATCAGTGGCAGtcaagtgcaactgcaaccgcCGCCGCAAGTGCAGCCGCAAACAGCATCACCGGTTGTCGAACCCTttagaataacaacaaatgcacCACAGATGAGTGATGTCAACTTGACACCAGGACGTCGAAAGCTTCAAAAGTGGTTAGGACGCGTCCTTCGCATTGTGATAACCGATGGCCGAGTTTTGGTCGGTTTCTTCAACTGCACGGATCGGGATGCTAATATTGTCCTCTCCATGTGCGCCGAGTATCTGGTGGAGGGTCAAGAACCCCGTTTACTGGGAAACGTGATGGTGGCCAAGAAGCACATTGTATCATTAAATATTGACGAGCCGACGCCGTCATCGAGTCTGCTTGCTCAGTAA
- the LOC117564104 gene encoding geranylgeranyl transferase type-2 subunit beta, with protein sequence MDFTTFVKPSNGGASNNENETEPAKKLQFWKHVEYIENHGKQEDDFEYCMTEFLRMSGIYWGVTALDIMGQLDRLDRKSIIEFVKRCQCPTSGGFSPCEGHDPHMLYTLSAVQILCTYDALNEIDCDAVVRYVVGLQQPDGSFFGDKWGEVDTRFSFCAVATMTLLQRLEQSVDVEKAVKFVMSCCNQTDGGFGSKPGAESHAGLTYCCVGLLSLTQRLHLLDVDKLGWWLCERQLPSGGLNGRPEKLPDVCYSWWVLSSLTIMGRLHWISSEKLQQFILSCQDLETGGFSDRTGNMPDIFHTLFGIGGLSLLGHPDLKLINPTLCMPQYIIDRLGIKPQRLTLA encoded by the exons ATGGATTTCACGACCTTCGTGAAGCCTTCAAATGGCGGCGCCTCAAACAACGAAAATGAAACGGAACCAGCAAAGAAATTGCAATTCTGGAAACATGTCGAGTACATTGAGAATCATGGTAAACAGGAGGATGACTTCGAGTATTGTATGACCGAGTTTCTGCGCATGTCCGGCATCTATTGGGGCGTCACAGCACTGGACATTATGGGCCAGCTGGATCGTTTGGATCGAAAGTCTATCATTGAGTTCGTCAAGCGTTGTCAGTGCCCCACGAGCGGTGGCTTCTCACCCTGCGAAGGTCACGATCCACACATGCTTTATACGTTGTCTGCGGTGCAAATCCTTTGCACCTATGATGCTCTCAACGAGATCGATTGTGACGCTGTGGTTCGTTATGTGGTGGGGCTACAGCAGCCCGATGGCAGCTTCTTTGGTGACAAGTGGGGCGAAGTCGATACAAGATTCAGTTTTTGTGCCGTGGCCACAATGACACTACTGCAGCGACTGGAGCAGAGTGTGGATGTCGAGAAGGCGGTTAAGTTTGTGATGTCGTGTTGCAATCAAACTGATGGAGGCTTCGGCTCCAAACCCGGTGCTGAGTCACATGCCG GCCTTACCTATTGCTGCGTGGGTTTATTATCGTTGACACAGCGTTTGCATCTTCTGGACGTGGACAAACTAGGCTGGTGGCTCTGCGAGCGTCAGTTGCCTTCGGGTGGACTTAATGGACGACCAGAGAAGCTGCCCGATGTCTGCTATTCGTGGTGGGTGCTTTCATCGTTAACCATTATGGGTCGATTGCATTGGATTAGCTCGGAGAAGCTGCAGCAATTCATATTGTCATGCCAGGATTTGGAAACGGGAGGTTTCTCTGATCGCACTGGCAACATGCCTGATATATTCCATACGCTGTTTGGCATTGGCGGCCTCTCGTTGCTGGGCCATCCAGATCTGAAACTCATCAATCCCACGCTATGCATGCCACAGTACATCATCGATAGATTGGGCATCAAGCCGCAACGTCTGACGCTGGCGTAG